In Streptomyces paludis, the genomic stretch CCCTCCAGTTCCTGCCGATGCTGCTCTTCGGCCTGTACGGCGGCGTCATCGCCGACCGCTACCCCAAGCGGCAGCTGCTGATCTGCACCCAGGCCGCGATGGCCCTGTGCGGGCTCGCCATGGCCGTGCTGACCCTTTCGGGGCAGGTCCAGGTCTGGCACGTCTATCTGATCGCCTTCATGGTCGGCATGGTCACGGTCGTCGACAACCCGACCCGGCAGTCCTTCGTATCCGAAATGGTCGGACCCGATCAGCTCCGTAACGCGGTCAGTCTCAACTCGGCCAACTTCCAGTCCGCCCGGCTGATCGGCCCGGCGGTGGCCGGTGTGCTCATCACCACGGTCGGCAGCGGCTGGGCCTTCATGATGAACGGCCTGTCCTTCATCGCGCCCCTCCTCGGGCTCCTGCTGATGCGCTCGCACGAGCTCCAGAGATCCGTCCCCGTACCGCGCGGAAAGGGCCAGCTCAGAGAGGGGCTGCGCTATGTGCGCGGCCGTCCCGAGCTGATCTGGCCGATCGTCCTCGTCGGATTCGTCGGCACCTTCGGCTTCAACTTCCCGATCTGGCTGACGGCCTTCGCGCACGAGATCTTCCACGGTGGCGCCGGGATGTACGCCGTCTTCAACATCCTCATGGCGGCGGGCTCCCTCGCGGGCGCCCTGCTCTCCGCCCGCCGCCGCTCCAGCCGTACGGGAATGCTCCTCCTGGCGGCGGTCGGCTTCGGTCTGCTGGAGATGCTGGCGGCGGTCTCGCCGTCCGTCTGGTTCTTCTCGCTGCTGCTCGTGCCCATCGGCATGATCGGCCTGACGGTCAACGTCAGCGCCAATACGAGCGTCCAGATGGCGTCCGAACCGGAGATGCGCGGCCGGGTGATGAGCCTCTACATGATGGTCTTCGTCGGCGGTACCCCCATAGGCGCCCCGCTCCTCGGCTGGGTCACCGACACCTACGGCGTCCGCGTCGGCTTCGCCACGGGCGGCGTGGTCTCACTCCTCGCGGCGGCGGCGATCGGCGTGATCCTGACGCGGGTCGCGGGCGTACGACTGAAGGTGGGCCTGCGCGGCGGACGCCCGCACATGGCGTTCGTACCGACGGAAGCACAGCGGAGACGGGAACGGGAGCTGGCGCCGGCGGCGTGAGCGAGGTGCGGCCCCCGACCGGAAACTTCCGGCTTTCCGGTCGGGGCCTCGTCAGGCCGGGACGGTCAGTCGCGGGGGAACTTGTCGGTCTTCAAGACCAGGTCCACGATGGTCTTGGTGAGGTCTACATCCGTGCCGAAGTCGACAGGGTACTCGTTGGCGTATCCACCGGCCTTCGGGTCTGTGTGCACACGGCACCTGCCCGTATACGGATCGACGATGAGATAGACCGGAATCCTGGCCGCCGCGTAGGTTGCTTTCTTCGGGCCGTAGTCATTGGCGGCGGTGCTCCTTGAGATCACCTCGGCGATGAAATCCACGTCGCCGACACTCCACCGGCCGTTCGCATCCCTTCTGGAGTCGGCGGCCAGTTTGACGACATCGGGGCAGAACCCGTTCAGATGCCCGGGGAAATCGAAGCGCATGTCCGATTTCACCTTCACGTCCATGCCGAACCTGTCTTCCAGGGCTCGGACGATACGGCGGGTGATTTCCCAGTGGGTGTCCCGTTGTGGCGACATGAAGATGTTCCCCTCGACAATCTCGACCTTGATTCCCTCGGGGACGGGCATCTCTTCGAGCGCTTTGAACAGCTTGTCCAGAGTCAGCCCGCTGTCGCTCTCCTCGGCCATGGCGATCCTGTCGATCTCGACGACGGTCATCTTGGCGCTCCTCCCCGCCACCGTACGGACTACAGCAGCCGCGCAGTACAACGATAAGCACGGCAAACGGGTTACGCCCCGAACGACAGCCCGGGTGGTAGGGCTGTCAGCCCCGGCGGTTAACCTCGACCTGTGGACCCCAAAACCCGGAACCGCATCATGGCGGGCGTGCTTGTGCTGATGTTCGCGATCATCGCCGTGGCGGCCGCGGTCGGCTAGCGGACGGAACGGCGCGCCGCCGCCTGCCGACAGCGGCGGCGGCGGCGCGCCGAGCGTGCCCGCGTGCGCGCGTGTGCTCGTCCTACCAGGCGAACGCCTCCGGCGACGGTCCCGGGCCCGGGAAGATCTCGTCCAGCGCGGACAGGACCTCCTCCGACAGCTCCAGCTCGACCGCCCGCAGGGCCGACTCCAGCTGCTCCGCCGTGCGCGGGCCGACGATCGGGCCCGTCACCCCGGGCCGGGTCAGCAGCCAGGCGAGGGCGGCCTCGCCCGGGTCGATGCCGTGCTTGTCGAGCAGGTCCTCGTACGACTGGATCTGCGCCCGGACCGCCGTATTGGCGAGCCCGCTCTCGGAGCGGCCCTGGCCGGTACGGGCCGCGCCGCCCTCGCGCTCCTTGCGGATCGCGCCGCCCAGCAGCCCACCGCCCAGCGGCGACCAGGGGATGACACCGAGGCCGTACTCCTGCGCGGCCGGGATTACCTCCATCTCGGCGCGGCGCTCGACGAGGTTGTAGAGGCACTGCTCGCTGACCAGGCCGTACGAGCCGAGGCGGCGGGCGGTCTCGTTGGTCTGGGCGATCTTCCAGCCGGGGAAGTTGGAGGAGCCCGCGTAGAGGATCTTGCCCTGCTGGATCAGGGTGTCGATGGCCTGCCAGATCTCCTCGACCGGGGTGGCGCGGTCGATGTGGTGGAACTGGTAGAGGTCGATGTAGTCGGTCTGGAGCCGCTTGAGGCTGGCGTCCACCGCGCGGCGGATGTTCAGCGCCGAGAGCTTGTCGTGGTTGGGCCAGGGATCGCCGTCGCCGGCCATGTCACCGTAGACCTTGGTGGCGAGGACGACCTTGTCGCGGCGGTCGCCGCCCTTGGCGAACCAGGTGCCGAGGATTTCCTCCGTACGGCCCTTGTTTTCGCCCCAGCCGTAGACGTTCGCGGTGTCGAAGAAATTGATGCCCGCGTCGAGAGCGGCGTCCATGATCGTGTGGCTGTCGGCCTCAGTGGTGAGGGGGCCGAAGTTCATCGTCCCGAGGACGAGTCGGCTGACCTTGAGTCCGGTGCGTCCGAGCTGCGTGTACTTCATGGGTCCACAGCCAACTCGTTGGAGCGTACTCAAGGCAAGAGCGGGTGGGCCTTGTGGCGGGTTGTCATGCTTGGGGGCGGGCGGGGTCGGGCAGGTCCGCATACGTGTGCGCGTCGGTATGCGCGTACGTGTCGAGCGCGGCGCGGATCTCGCGTCGTACCGTACGGCTGCCCTTGTGGCCCGCGTCCTGAACGACGATCAGGCGCGCGTCGGGCCAGGCGCGCGCCAGTTCCCAGGCGGTGCCGAGCGGGCCGCCGAGGTCGTGACGGCCGTGGATGAGCACACCGGGGATGCCCGCCAGCCGTCCCGCGTCGCGCAGCAGGGCGCCTTCTTCCAGCCAGGCGCCCTGGGAGAAGTAGTGGGCGCAGATACGGACCAGGGCCCGCTGGGCGGCCGGGGGACGGTCGGCGTAGGTGGTGGGTGAGCCGTTCGGCTCCTGGGACAGGACGGCGTCCTCCCAGGTCACCCAGTCGGTCGTGGCCCGCGCGCGGACGTCGGGGTCCGGGCTCTCGACGAGCCGGGCGTACGCGCGCAGGGTCTCCTGGACCACGGCGGTACGGTCGGCGGCCGGCCCCGACCAGCCGGTCCTGGGGTCGTCCGCCGGAAGGCCGGCGCCGGTACGGAACCGGTGCCACTCGGCGGGGAAGACCGCCCCCGCGCCTCCGTACAGCCACTCGATCTCGGAGCGGCGGGTGGTGGTGACGGAGGAGATGACGATCTCGGAGACGCGCTCGGGGTGCCGTTCGGCGTAGGCGAGGAGGAGGGTGGAACCCCAGGAACCGCCGTACAGGAGCCAGCGGTCGACCCCGAGGTGCTCGCGCAGCCGCTCCATGTCGGCGATGAGGTGGTCGGTGGTGTTGTGGCGCATGTCGGCCTGGTGCGGCTGGTGCCATTGATTCTGTGGGCCGTACGCGGGATCGCCCGCGTGCGGGGTGCTGCGGCCGCAGTTGCGCTGGTCGAAGAGGACGGTGCGGTAGCGGTAGGGGTCGAAGTAGCGCCGGGCGTACGGGGTGCAGCCCGACCCGGGACCGCCGTGGACGACGAGCGCGGGTTTGCCGTGCGGGTTGCCGCAGACCTCCCAGTGGACGAGGTTGCCGTCGCCGACGTCGAGGAGACCTTGGTCGTGGGGGTCGAGGGGCGGGTAGAGGGGGTCGGGGTCGTCGGGGTCAGCTGTGGTCATGGCGGGGGACCTCTGTGGGATGTGGTGGTGGATTGGGGGAGAGGGTTCGACCCTACAGATATAACAGCGCTGTTAGGTTGGCTCTATGGCATCCGACTCCCCAGAGCTGGCGAAAACGGCGGCGAAGCCGCCGGTTGTGGAACCGGGCGGGCCGGGCCCCGAACTGCTCGGGACCCGGCTGCGCCTTCTCCTGGACCGGCTGGAAGCCGGTGTCGCGGCTGTCTATACGGACCTGGGGATGGAGGGCTTCCGTCCGCGCTACACCCCGGTCGCGCGGACACTGGCCGTGGCGGGGGGCCCGCGCTCCATCCGCGAACTGGCGGCGGCGACGGGGGTGACGCACTCGGCCGCGAGCCAGACGGTCGCCCAGATGGCCAAGGACGGCCTGGTGACCCTGACCCCGGGCGAGGACGCGCGCCGACGCCTGGTCGAACTCACACCCAAGGCCGAGGCGCTGCTCCCGGCACTGAACGCCGAATGGGCCGCGACCACAGCGGCGGCCACGGCCCTGGAGGCGGAACTCCCCTACCCCTTGAGCCGCCTCATCAGCGAAACCCTGGAAGCCCTGGACCGCCACCCAATGCGCAACCGCATCGCATCCCAGGCGCAGACCGGCTCGCTGAATGGCGGGGCGGGTGGGGGAGTTGGGGGAGATGGGCCGGGTGCGGGTTAGTACCGAGAGGTAACCGGGGTGGGCCGGTGGTGAGGTGCTGGGTGCTGGGTGCTTGGTGCGGGGTGGGCCGCCCCTCCTTTTGCCAGTGTCGCGCCTCCAGGGGAGGTGTAAAGGGCGCTCCTTCGTCGCGTCGGCTGCGCCGATTGCGCTTCGCTTCACCCTTGACACCTCCCCTTCCGGCGCGTGTACGGGAGAGGGGGGGCGGCCGGGGGGAGGGGGCCCGGGGGGTCCGCTGTTCTGCCACTCGGTTCAGGGGCTGGCGGGCGGGTGGGCCCTGCGGGGCTGCGCAGCAGAGGAGTGGGGTGACTCGGCCCCGGCTTAGCGGCCAACCGTCCGTTGTGGGTTGCGACTCAAGCCCCGCTGGGCACCGTTGCGCTGTGGTGCCCGGAAGGCGGACGGGTCCTTCTGTCCGGCCGGGTCTGCGGGCCGCCCTCACGCCGATTCGCCCCTTATGGGGTGGTTTGGTGGCCTGTTGGGGGTCTCTTCGGGCGGCACATGTGTCCTCAGGTGCGTTAGCGGCCCTCCTGGACGCATGGACGGCCTCCAGAGGCCCACTTGGTGTCACCCGCGTCCCAGTAACCCCGCGACCCACACAACGGTGACCAGCGGGGCTTGTGTCTCAGCAAACAGCGGACCGTCAGCCGCTGAGACCAGCCGGACAGCCCCATTCCTCTGCCGCGCAGCCCCACAGGGCCCACCGGGCCGCCGGACCCTGAGCCGAGTGGCAGTGTGGCGCCACCCTTGGGCCCCCTCCCCCCGGCCGCCCCCCCCTCATCCGCACTTGCGACTCCGGGGGAGGTGTCAAGGGCGGAGCGCAGCGGAGTCGGCGCAGCCGACGCGACGTAGGAGCGCCCTTTACTCCTCCCCCGGAGGCGCGACACTGAAGGGAGGAGGGGCGGCCCAGCGCCAAGCACCTCGCCCCCGTACACCCCGGTCTGCCTCTTGGTACTGACTGAGTCGGGGCCGAGCCGCGTGGTAGTGCAGCGGGCCTTTTGGGCCCCAACTAACCCCCGGTGGCAGGCGCCGTCCCTCGGCTCAGTTCTTGCTCGGCCAGCCCGTGGCGTCCAGTGTGGCGCCCAGGGTGTGGGGGCCGGGGCCGGGGCCTGTGTCCGTAATTAGGGTGCGGAGGTCGGATTCCAGGGCTTGTAGGCGGGGTGGGCCTATTCGCCAGGCCCAGGTGGCGCGTAGCTGGTCGAAGATCGCGGCCGAGCGGGCCAGGGCGTCGTAGCCGCGTGGGGTGAGGCGTACCAGTTTGCGGCGGGCGTCCTTGGGGTCTTCCGCGCGCTCCGCGTATCCCAGTGCCTCCAGGCGGTCGACGGTCTTGCCGGCGGCCTGCTTGGAGATGCCCAGGCGGCGGCCGATCGTCACCGCCGTAACGCCCTCGCGGCCTATGGCTTGTATGGCGAAGCCATAGGCCGGGCGTATGTCCGGGTGGCCCTGGAGGGCCAGTTCGGCGTGGAGTTGGTCGATGAGGGAGCGGAACCCCGCGAAGAGCAGCAGTGGCAGCTCGTAGCCCGGCACGTCCTGCTCGGTGCTGCCCGCAGCCGCGCCGCTGCCCGCAACCTCCGCACTGTCCGCCGCCTCCTCGGTTCCGGGCTCGGTCATCGTTAACTCGACAACTCGATTTACCTTCTTGTCGTCAACCATGTTGTCGAGCCTAGCGAGGGGTGCTCCGTCTGCCGCCCCTCATGCCGGATGACGTACGGGCCGCCCAGCGACCAGGCGTGGTGCAGGGCGCCGGCGAAGGCGGCGGCGAGTTTGTGTTCGCCGGTGGGGCCCGGATGGGTGCCATCGTACGTGTCGTGGTGGATGTCGTACGTGGGCGGGCGCGCGGCCAGCAGGAGGGGGGAGTCCGGGTGGTCGAGGTCGGCCACCACCTCCCCGAGCAGGCCGTTGAAGCGGTGGACCTCGGCCGCGAAGGCGGGGTCGGACTCGGCCCGGATGTTCGGGATGACGGGCAGGAGTACGGCGCGCACCCGCGCGTTGGCGGCGCGCGCCGCGTCGATGAACGCGCGGACGTTCCGCGCCGTCCCCGCGCTGTCCGTGTAGAAGCCGAGGTCGATCAGGCCGAGCGACACGAGCAGCACATCCGCCCGCGCCGCCCCCACCGCCTCCTCGGCCAGCGGCGCCATGTGCTGCCAGCCCTCGCCCCAGCCGGCCAGATGACGGCGCGCGTCGGGCGGGAAGTCCGGGGCGGCGTACGCGTACGAGACCGGCGCGTCCGCCGCCGGGTCGTACAGCGTCTCCCGGGGGCCGACGAGGCGGAACGGGCCGTCGAAGGTGGCGTCCAGGTGTTGCCACAGGCGGTAGCGCCAGGTGAAGTCACCGGCGCTGCCGATCGTCATGGAGTCACCCACGCACATGAATCGCATCCGGCCATCCTTGCCGACGGTCTTTCGCGCCAGGATCGGGCTCGCGGCTTGCCCGTACAGGCTTCCCGGCCTCCGCCCAGGCGCCGCTCGGGCTTCTCCCGCGCTCTTCCGCCGCCGTCGCCCTCGCCCAAGTGGCAGGCTTGGCGGATGCATGCGCTTCCGTACCGTTCCGGCCTGCGTCGTCTCTCCGGCGCGGTGTCCGTCATCGCCGCTCTTGTCGCCGTACTGACCGTCGTGCTGCCGACGGTGGCGACGGCCGACGGAGGTTCACCCGATCGGGACTTCACCATCAAGGACCCGCGTATCACCGAATCGAGTGGTTTGGCCGCGAGCCGTATCCATCCGGGTGTCTACTGGACGCACAACGACAGCGCACACCCGCCGTACATCTACGCCGTCGACTCCAGGACCGGCGAGACCGTCGCGACCATCACCCTCGCGGGCATCGGTGAGATTCGGGACGCCGAGGCCATCTCCCTCGGGCCCGACGGGAATCTGTACGTCGGAGACATCGGCGACAACCTCAATGGCTCCTGGGACCACGTCTGGATCTACCGCTTCCCCGAGCCCAAGCAGCTCAAGGACGCCACCGTCCGCCCGACGCAGTTCACGGTGGAGTACGAGGACGGCCCGCGCGACGCCGAGTCGATGATGGTCCATCCCACCACCGGGCGCGTCTACATCGCGTCGAAGAACCAGGGCGGCGGCGGACTGTACGAAGGTCCCGCGCGGCTGGACCCGTCCGGTACGAACACCTTCCGGCGTATCGGCGAGGTGCCCTGGGTGACGGACGGCGCCTTCTCCCCGGACGGTACGGAGCTGACGTTCCGCTCGTACTTCAGCGCCCGCTCGTACGAGTGGAAGAACGGCAGGCTCGGCCCCCACCGCCCGGTCGGCGTGCCGTTCCAGCGCCAGGCCGAGTCGGTGACGTACACGGCGGACGGCAAAGCCCTGATGTTCGGTACGGAAGGCGCGCGGAGCGGGGTGGTACGCGTCGAGATCGACGGCGGCGGCAAGGGCGGCAAGGGAGGTAAAGGCGATGAGAGCGGCGAGAGTGGCAAGAGCAGCGAGAAGAGCGGCGGCGCGGAAGCCGGGTCAAGTACCGATTCCGGTAAGAGCGCGGGCGGTCTCACGTTCGGCGGCGTCGTGCTGCTCGCGATCCTCGGCTTCTTCGGCTTCCGGCGCCTGCGCGGCAAGGGAAAGGGGTAGGAGGAAGCGGGGAGAGGGAAGGTACCGGGGAGAGCGAAAGTGCCGGGGAGGGGGGAGTCGAGTGAGTCGTCGGAGTCGCGTGAGTCGCGGTCCTCATCCCTCCGTACGCCGTGCGACCAGTACTTCCAGACCGTCGAGCAGCCGCTGGAGCCCGAACTCGAAGTGGTCGAACTCCGGGCCGAAGGCATCCTCGGAGAGCGAGGCCATGACCGGATACACCCCGCTGTTCATAGCCTTCGTCAGATACGGTTCCTGAACCTGCCAGAACTCGCGGTCGGTCATCCCTGACTTCCGCTCCACCTCGACGGCGTGGACATGGGTGCGGGCGGCGCCGCTGACGTACCCCTCCACCATGATCCGTACCGATATCAGCTCCGGATCGCTCAGCCCCATGCCCTTGATGCCGGACAGCATTTCCTCCATCCCGCCCATCGCGTTGGGGCCGAGGACGGGCCGGGCCTGGTTGACGGAGAGCAGCCATGGGTGGCGCCGGTACAGCGTGAGCATGGCGCGCGCCATCTCTTCGACGGTGGTGCGCCAGCCCGCGTCGGGGTCGCGTGGGGTGCTGTCCGTCTCGCCCCGGACGTGATTCAGCATCAGGTCCAGCAGCTCCGCCTTGCCCGGGACATAGCGGTAGAGCGACATCGTGCCGGTGCCCAGCTCGGTGGAGAGCCGGCGCATGGAGACCGCCTCCAGCCCTTCGGCGTCGGCGAGTGCGACGGCGGCTGTGACGATCCTGCCGAGGGTGAGCCCCGGTTTCGGGCCGCGGCTCGGTCGCTCTCCGGTCCCCCAGAGGAGTTCGAGGGTGCGTTCGACGTTGCCACTGCCGGTCGTTTCGGTCGACGTCATGGCCCCAGGATAATCGCCCGAAGAAAAATGAGTACGGCGTACCCTGATGTGGGTACAGTGTACTCAGTTCGGTTGATCGGTGGTTCGGTCGGCCGGTGGTTCGGAGGGGACTGAGTGCTGTGAACGAGTACGCCGTGCGGGCGGAAGCGGTTCGGAAGACGTACAGGCAGAAGAAGACGTACGGGGAGAAGGGGGGACGCGGGGAGGAAGGGAGCCGAGCGGAGAAGCGCGCGCTCGACGGGCTGGATCTGGCCGTGCGCGCAGGGACCATTCATGGGCTGCTCGGGCCCAATGGCGCGGGCAAGACCACCGCGGTGCGGGTGCTGGCGACGCTGCTGCGGTTCGACGGCGGGCGGGCGGAGGTCGCGGGCGTCGATGTGGCGCGTGATCCGCGCGCTGTCCGGAGCCGGATCGGCTTCGTCGGGCAGTACGCGGCGGTGGACGAGGGCCTCACCGGCCGGCAGAACCTGGAGATGTTCGGCCGGCTCTTCCACCTCGGCGGGAAGCGGGCGGCGTCGCGTGCCGGGGAGCTGCTGGCGCGGTTCGATCTGGTGGACGCCGGCGACCAGGGGGTCGGTACGTACAGCGGAGGGATGCGGCGGCGGCTCGATCTGGCCGCTTCGATCATTCTCGCCCCGCGCGTCCTCTTTCTCGACGAGCCGACGACGGGCCTCGACCCGCGCGGGCGCGGGGAGGTCTGGGACGCCGTGCGGGCTCTGGTCGCGGACGGTACGACGGTGCTGCTCACCACGCAGTATCTGGACGAGGCGGACAAGCTCGCCTCGCGTATCACCGTGGTCGACCGGGGGCGGGCGATAGCGGACGACACTCCGGCGGAGCTGAAGGACGCGGTGGGGGGAGACCGGATCGAGGTCGTGGTCGCCGCCGCCTCGGACCTTCCCGCGGCGGTCGGCGCGCTGGCACGGGTCGCCGCCGGCGGTGACGGTGGCCGTGGCGGGGGCCGGGTGGAGACGGACGAAGGGGAGCGGCGGGTGCACGCGCCGGTCAGCGACCGGGTGGCCGCACTGACGGAGGTGGCGCGGACACTTCAGGACCAGGGGGTGGCGGTGGAGGACATCGGGCTGCGCAGACCGAGCCTGGATGACGTGTTCCTGCGACTGACCGGACAGCGTTCGGAAGAGAGGGGTGCCGCATGAGCGCCGCTCTGGGAAGCGCTGCGGTCGACAGCGGCAACAAGATCGGAGGTGGTGGAGGTAGCGGAGGCCCTGAGGGCGTTGGGGGCAGCCGTGGCCGGGCGTACTGGGCGGTGGCGGACGGCTGGAACGTTCTGCGGAGAGTGCTCACGCACTATCAGCGCCAGCCCCTGGCCATTGTCTGGCAGTTGGGCTTCCCGATCATCTCCGTCCTGCTGTACGGGTATGTCTTCGGCAGCGCGATGAAGGTGCCGGGCGGAGGTGACTACCGGGAGTTCCTGATGCCGGGGATGTTCGCCATGACGGTGGCGTCCGGCTTTACGACCACGGCGGCAGCCGTCGCCACCGACAGTGCCAGAGGAGTCATCGACCGGTTCAGATCGATGCCGATGGCGCCCTCGGCGGTGGTCACGGGCCGGGG encodes the following:
- a CDS encoding aldo/keto reductase → MKYTQLGRTGLKVSRLVLGTMNFGPLTTEADSHTIMDAALDAGINFFDTANVYGWGENKGRTEEILGTWFAKGGDRRDKVVLATKVYGDMAGDGDPWPNHDKLSALNIRRAVDASLKRLQTDYIDLYQFHHIDRATPVEEIWQAIDTLIQQGKILYAGSSNFPGWKIAQTNETARRLGSYGLVSEQCLYNLVERRAEMEVIPAAQEYGLGVIPWSPLGGGLLGGAIRKEREGGAARTGQGRSESGLANTAVRAQIQSYEDLLDKHGIDPGEAALAWLLTRPGVTGPIVGPRTAEQLESALRAVELELSEEVLSALDEIFPGPGPSPEAFAW
- a CDS encoding TetR/AcrR family transcriptional regulator, which translates into the protein MTSTETTGSGNVERTLELLWGTGERPSRGPKPGLTLGRIVTAAVALADAEGLEAVSMRRLSTELGTGTMSLYRYVPGKAELLDLMLNHVRGETDSTPRDPDAGWRTTVEEMARAMLTLYRRHPWLLSVNQARPVLGPNAMGGMEEMLSGIKGMGLSDPELISVRIMVEGYVSGAARTHVHAVEVERKSGMTDREFWQVQEPYLTKAMNSGVYPVMASLSEDAFGPEFDHFEFGLQRLLDGLEVLVARRTEG
- a CDS encoding GDSL-type esterase/lipase family protein, which gives rise to MRFMCVGDSMTIGSAGDFTWRYRLWQHLDATFDGPFRLVGPRETLYDPAADAPVSYAYAAPDFPPDARRHLAGWGEGWQHMAPLAEEAVGAARADVLLVSLGLIDLGFYTDSAGTARNVRAFIDAARAANARVRAVLLPVIPNIRAESDPAFAAEVHRFNGLLGEVVADLDHPDSPLLLAARPPTYDIHHDTYDGTHPGPTGEHKLAAAFAGALHHAWSLGGPYVIRHEGRQTEHPSLGSTTWLTTRR
- a CDS encoding ATP-binding cassette domain-containing protein, whose product is MNEYAVRAEAVRKTYRQKKTYGEKGGRGEEGSRAEKRALDGLDLAVRAGTIHGLLGPNGAGKTTAVRVLATLLRFDGGRAEVAGVDVARDPRAVRSRIGFVGQYAAVDEGLTGRQNLEMFGRLFHLGGKRAASRAGELLARFDLVDAGDQGVGTYSGGMRRRLDLAASIILAPRVLFLDEPTTGLDPRGRGEVWDAVRALVADGTTVLLTTQYLDEADKLASRITVVDRGRAIADDTPAELKDAVGGDRIEVVVAAASDLPAAVGALARVAAGGDGGRGGGRVETDEGERRVHAPVSDRVAALTEVARTLQDQGVAVEDIGLRRPSLDDVFLRLTGQRSEERGAA
- a CDS encoding MarR family winged helix-turn-helix transcriptional regulator; translated protein: MASDSPELAKTAAKPPVVEPGGPGPELLGTRLRLLLDRLEAGVAAVYTDLGMEGFRPRYTPVARTLAVAGGPRSIRELAAATGVTHSAASQTVAQMAKDGLVTLTPGEDARRRLVELTPKAEALLPALNAEWAATTAAATALEAELPYPLSRLISETLEALDRHPMRNRIASQAQTGSLNGGAGGGVGGDGPGAG
- a CDS encoding YncE family protein; this encodes MHALPYRSGLRRLSGAVSVIAALVAVLTVVLPTVATADGGSPDRDFTIKDPRITESSGLAASRIHPGVYWTHNDSAHPPYIYAVDSRTGETVATITLAGIGEIRDAEAISLGPDGNLYVGDIGDNLNGSWDHVWIYRFPEPKQLKDATVRPTQFTVEYEDGPRDAESMMVHPTTGRVYIASKNQGGGGLYEGPARLDPSGTNTFRRIGEVPWVTDGAFSPDGTELTFRSYFSARSYEWKNGRLGPHRPVGVPFQRQAESVTYTADGKALMFGTEGARSGVVRVEIDGGGKGGKGGKGDESGESGKSSEKSGGAEAGSSTDSGKSAGGLTFGGVVLLAILGFFGFRRLRGKGKG
- the pip gene encoding prolyl aminopeptidase — protein: MTTADPDDPDPLYPPLDPHDQGLLDVGDGNLVHWEVCGNPHGKPALVVHGGPGSGCTPYARRYFDPYRYRTVLFDQRNCGRSTPHAGDPAYGPQNQWHQPHQADMRHNTTDHLIADMERLREHLGVDRWLLYGGSWGSTLLLAYAERHPERVSEIVISSVTTTRRSEIEWLYGGAGAVFPAEWHRFRTGAGLPADDPRTGWSGPAADRTAVVQETLRAYARLVESPDPDVRARATTDWVTWEDAVLSQEPNGSPTTYADRPPAAQRALVRICAHYFSQGAWLEEGALLRDAGRLAGIPGVLIHGRHDLGGPLGTAWELARAWPDARLIVVQDAGHKGSRTVRREIRAALDTYAHTDAHTYADLPDPARPQA
- a CDS encoding MFS transporter, with amino-acid sequence MKIRNYRLFATGAVVSNIGTWMSRITQDWLVLSLTGSSAAVGITTALQFLPMLLFGLYGGVIADRYPKRQLLICTQAAMALCGLAMAVLTLSGQVQVWHVYLIAFMVGMVTVVDNPTRQSFVSEMVGPDQLRNAVSLNSANFQSARLIGPAVAGVLITTVGSGWAFMMNGLSFIAPLLGLLLMRSHELQRSVPVPRGKGQLREGLRYVRGRPELIWPIVLVGFVGTFGFNFPIWLTAFAHEIFHGGAGMYAVFNILMAAGSLAGALLSARRRSSRTGMLLLAAVGFGLLEMLAAVSPSVWFFSLLLVPIGMIGLTVNVSANTSVQMASEPEMRGRVMSLYMMVFVGGTPIGAPLLGWVTDTYGVRVGFATGGVVSLLAAAAIGVILTRVAGVRLKVGLRGGRPHMAFVPTEAQRRRERELAPAA
- a CDS encoding Uma2 family endonuclease, whose amino-acid sequence is MTVVEIDRIAMAEESDSGLTLDKLFKALEEMPVPEGIKVEIVEGNIFMSPQRDTHWEITRRIVRALEDRFGMDVKVKSDMRFDFPGHLNGFCPDVVKLAADSRRDANGRWSVGDVDFIAEVISRSTAANDYGPKKATYAAARIPVYLIVDPYTGRCRVHTDPKAGGYANEYPVDFGTDVDLTKTIVDLVLKTDKFPRD
- a CDS encoding MarR family winged helix-turn-helix transcriptional regulator codes for the protein MTEPGTEEAADSAEVAGSGAAAGSTEQDVPGYELPLLLFAGFRSLIDQLHAELALQGHPDIRPAYGFAIQAIGREGVTAVTIGRRLGISKQAAGKTVDRLEALGYAERAEDPKDARRKLVRLTPRGYDALARSAAIFDQLRATWAWRIGPPRLQALESDLRTLITDTGPGPGPHTLGATLDATGWPSKN